The following proteins are co-located in the Dromaius novaehollandiae isolate bDroNov1 chromosome 10, bDroNov1.hap1, whole genome shotgun sequence genome:
- the LOC112995982 gene encoding ras-related and estrogen-regulated growth inhibitor-like protein gives MVPADPWRCGKRSLHCSAESRWDRRRGAAPLDMGLRLPLRRSASFTPEHPALLEVPGPAALKMEANVLVMGADNVGKSALTVRFLTRRFIGEYGDMEFIYSHNLTVDGREILFHIWDVPYSQDQADEGSSEEKRIQWADSFVLVYSICDRASFNILPLKVQFIKAAKEGLSQEKVPIVIVGNKRDLHHQRVVSSEEGRLLALSLDCGFYEVSAAEAYHGALMVFHGLAERIPDTRLALKKGTRIRGIVKSMSAVFARKRTDSL, from the exons ATGGTCCCCGCGGATCCCTGGCGGTGTGGGAAGCGGTCGCTCCACTGCTCCGCGGAGAGCCGCTGGGACCGCCGGCGAGGGGCGGCCCCGCTAGACATGGGCCTGCGGCTGCCGCTGCGCAGGAGTGCCAGCTTCACCCCGGAGCACCCTGCCCTCCTGGAggtgcccggccccgccgccctcaaAATGGAAGCAAACGTGCTCGTTATGGGAGCGGACAACGTGGGGAAGTCAG CTTTGACTGTGCGTTTCCTCACCAGGCGTTTTATCGGGGAGTACGGAGACATGG AATTCATCTACAGCCATAACCTGACCGTGGACGGCCGAGAGATTCTCTTCCACATCTGGGATGTCCCGTATTCACAG gACCAGGCAGATGAGGGTTCTTCAGAGGAAAAGCGAATCCAGTGGGCAGACAGCTTTGTCCTGGTCTACAGCATCTGTGACCGTGCCAGCTTCAACATCCTGCCCCTCAAAGTCCAGTTCATCAAGGCAGCCAAGGAGGGTCTGAGCCAGGAGAAGGTGCCCATCGTCATCGTGGGCAACAAACGAGACCTGCACCACCAAAGGGTGGTGTCCAGCGAGGAGGGCCGGCTCCTGGCCCTCTCTTTGGACTGTGGTTTCTATGAGGTCTCAGCCGCTGAGGCCTATCATGGGGCCCTCATGGTCTTCCACGGACTGGCTGAGCGTATCCCTGACACCAGACTGGCACTGAAAAAGGGTACCAGGATCCGTGGCATTGTCAAGAGCATGTCGGCTGTGTTTGCCCGTAAAAGAACAGACTCTCTCTGA